The Clavelina lepadiformis chromosome 1, kaClaLepa1.1, whole genome shotgun sequence genome segment GTAAGCTGAAGGACATATCAATGTTAAATTGAGTTACTACAATAATTCCCCAGACATAAACGAATATTGTTACTTCCCACTGCTGCAACATCAGAAACCATTAgaaaagcttataaaacagtaACAACAGTGTATCCACCAAATTTACTGTGATAAAGTTAAAACCCACACAATGATGGTGAAAATGCAGTATATGGGAGTTCAATTGCCAAGAGTATTGTTTGCCAGGACATGATATATGCTTTCTTCATCGATGTATTGCATGTTCTTCTATTTTACATATTGTATGCGTTGTTTTGTAGACTTGACAGTCATCTTTCCAAAGTTGAAGTAGAAAACGGTATATTGATTCGTTGGGATGTAAAAGATGATATGatgcttaaatatttgtcaagtgctgtgaagaaaaaaagagcagaaattttggagaacatttataaattaaatatcgaaagaaaatttttatctacttTGATTCAAAAATACCCAGGTAATTTGTGCATGCACTATGCATGGGGTTACATTATCGATAAAGCTACTGTtctgttattttcaagtttgtaCATGATGATTTTTCAGCTGGTCAAACAATTGTTCAACGACTAGTGCGAAGCATCAGGAAGGTTAACAACAACATTCGTCATCAGATTACTATGTATAATAAATACCAGAATGttccacaaaatgaaatgaaaagcaTAACTTTTGAAATGGTTGTCGGGTCTGGGCCAGTTAAAAACGTACctggttttattgaaaaaaaaatcaaggaaCAACATTGCATTCGGGAAAGGTGCAAAGAAGAAATGTGTCATTTAAAAGAAGATATGACAAGTGTGATGAACTTCtatcaaaagcaaataaacataGTGTCTAATCTTGTAGAAGGCTGTGAGGTTGTGGAACCATATGTGGTTACCCATCAGTTGCAAGCAGAGATCGAACTTCTTTCTTTTATAAATGACATTAAGGGCACAGTACCTTTTCAAGCAAATACACCTCTGCTCAATGAGAAGCTAGGCACTTCCGATATGGCAAAATTGGACCCAATGGagaaagaagatgatgaaagtgAATCACCAATAAATTTATCTGAGCTTCAACACATTTTAACTGAATTTGGCTCGGAAAGCGAAGGTTCAGATAACGAAGATGAAGCTTAAACTAATTAGTTTTAACCCGTGTCCTTGAGTCAGTTATGCCACAAAATTACGTTTAACTGCATTTGTTTCNNNNNNNNNNNNNNNNNNNNNNNNNNNNNNNNNNNNNNNNNNNNNNNNNNNNNNNNNNNNNNNNNNNNNNNNNNNNNNNNNNNNNNNNNNNNNNNNNNNNNNNNNNNNNNNNNNNNNNNNNNNNNNNNNNNNNNNNNNNNNNNNNNNNNNNNNNNNNNNNNNNNNNNNNNNNNNNNNNNNNNNNNNNNNNNNNNNNNNNNCATGCGGCTCCAAGATCAACTTGCATATGTCAACAAACACTCGTTTAATAACTTCAGCTTTAGAATAGGTTTGTGAcgataataatatttaattgaaataaataacagtGAAAGTAAGAAGTAAACGGAATACGGATACAATCGATGGTAATGTAATTTATAATTGCTTCACATGAAAATATATCTCAGGTAATCgattttttgtgcaattttggCAGGTCTTAATATCGGTCCAGTAGTGGCTGGCGTTATTGGCACTAGGAAACCTCAGTATGACATTTGGGGCAACACTGTGAATGTCGCGAGCCGAATGGACAGCACCGGTCTCGATGATAAAATACAGGTAAAaacgaaacaaatttaatcaaaatatttgtctttGTCGTTCGACATTTAAACCGGTTTATTTGTGACATTTGTGGAATGcacaaactttttttctgtggagaatatttttttctgctGATTCTATACTTATGCAAAATATTACCTTCATTGTGCTAAAACACATGAGCTATAGCGTGGTAGATATCACCCTCACCCAATCACAGCCTGTAGGTTGAAGATTAATTTTAGTCCGTCATTTTGTGTACTTTCTTCAATGCAGAAACACACTTTGATTTACTGACGGAGATTTTTATGCATCGATACTATACTTTGCTGTTCTTTTTTCCCAGGTGACTGAGGAGATGTACAAGTTGTTAAAGGATAAGGATTTTGACCTTGTTCCGAGAGGTCGAGTAAAAGTCAAGGGCAAAGGTGAAATGATGACCTATTTTTTGGAAGGACCTCGTCCCCACGCCGAACCAAAAAGTTGATGACTCTTGTAAACTTGCTCCGCGTTCTACAAAGTTCCTTACTTTTTGCTGGAAGTAAAGTCCCATCATCTGCTCACAATTGACTCAGCGAATTTTCGATTAAGAAGCAACGCTGAAAGTCGTAACTTCAAAAGTTTACTTATTTATATACGTTGTATTTCGTGTGGAGTTTGGAGCATGCCAAAGTAGTATTGCCAAGTCGCTCGCTGCACATTATCTCTGTGACCAGGTCGTTCAGtacatattttattgcattCAAAACAGTATAGAATGTTCCACTAAAGCTTGAACTGCATCCAGAGAGCGTCCCGTCAGATGTAAAGTTTCTGGCTCAAGGTTTATATTCTTTTACAGAATGAAATTACACCGATCAAAAGCATTTGCATGTCCATAATTTCATATCTAGTTGCAGGCCCAAGAAAGCTCATTTGCCGTCACCATTTAACCATCATCCACCTCACATATTTTTTCCTATCTTTGTTGCTATGGTACAAGCGTTACTTATCAGTGTTGTATTTTTCCGTTGATCcataactaaaaaaaacaatttgtgttCCATaactatacttttattttttgcaccAACCTTTTTCGGCAATTTTTGAGCGAACCGTACCACGCTCGGCATTATTTAACACTGAAATGTTACGTAACTCGTGTTGATGATGTTTTGAACAATAGTGTAGCCTAAAGCACACCAATTCGCTTGACATCATCAGTCGTACTTTTGAAATTTCATCTgacttttttttgtttctgacCGTATCCCGAATAATCATGTTTCCATTAATTTTTAGCGCTATCATGTCCTTTAAATAGCGATCCTTATTAAAacattagaaatttttttcacgTCTTGTTAAACGCAGCTTTTATTTGGAATGCCTTAAGTTTTCGTCCCACCAAATCATCAGTTACAATATGGTGTAAGTCAGGTGCGAAGTGCGTACTAATTACCACACCCACTGTTCCGTTGTTGCCACCGCACTTGGCCAATCATTGCCGTACACAATCACAGTACTATACCGATTATGAGATTTGTCTGGATATCGCTGGATGAACCTCTAACAGAGAAATGCGTATCTTTGGTAGCTATCAAAGCTTTAGTCGAACGTAATAAGCAGCCCGCCACTTTCGGGGCTAGTGGAATGTTCCGTTCAAGTCTTGTTTgacgtttttgatttttatactGTGCTTTGTTATGGATGgtgctaattattattatacgcTGTGATATATAATGGATGTTTCAACTTTACCGACCTATTAAAATGAAATGGCCAATAAGAAGCCGGAAACAAGAGCGGATTGTTTGAAACGCTTTCCAACCAATTGATCTGAGAACGTGTTTTTTTCCTGAAATCTTGAGACAGTTTGGGAAATTTGTTTATAGAAAACCTCAGGGAATTTTTTAGGATTAACTTCGGCAAAGATTTATTAATATGAAAACAGATTTAATATATTACAGGGCTTTTCTTTTACCTCTACCACCTGATAACCCATATATTGCCGGAGCGTTTATAAGGAATTGTTTGCAGTTAAATTCCTGAAGTGACCAGAAAATATTGTCACTGGAGTATTTTATAAGAAACATCATTTCTTTTGGGGACGTTTTATTATCACATGTCACGTTATAGGGGAAGTCGCCCATAATGACTTAAATAACTTGAAGGAAAACTTCTCTCACTCAAAAACACGATATGCCTTGGCTAATATTTATAGGTTATGTTGGATATGGCCTTGGTTAAAATTAAGCGTAAGAGCTTTGACatattttcttattatttattgagcgacttacaaaataaaaaattcttttttgtcCGATCTTGGGCAACCATGATAAACCAAAATGGGTCAGTACGTATCAATCCTTTACAGAAAAATCGTGCCTTAATTAACCATCTTGGACaatatgcttttaaaataattgcttaactaaaaagcaaatttaatttgatttttaaaacttttaagtgAAATGGAAGAATAAATCAAGTGGCTATTTCTTTACTGCGTTTATcgttaaattaaattttaattagttttttttggtaaattaTGATAGGCAAGTTTTCTTAAACTTCTCTTGATGTATGTAGGTCACATAGCCTAACCTAAAAGTACGGTATTTGATTCCATTTCAGATACAGCTTAATCCaactaattttgaaaaatttgtatttgaaGATGTTAACAAATAGTTTCAAGGTTGCTTTATATGCATTCCCATTTTAAATGTTCTTTCTCTATTTTTTATAAGATGTTTTCTAAAATAGGCCTATTATCGGATCGTGAGGCTTTGCAGGTAAACAATTTTCTATGTATTTCCTACAACAGACGTAACGTCGTATTTGTTTTATAACCCAATGTATCCCATCTTAGAGTAACCTTTTCTCTTGCCAGTTTTTAGTAGGTACAGTATTTGGTTTTGATATTGtaagtaaaatttttctgtttttttcatttcacgTCCCGTTGCCCGGTAGTGAATTAAATCATCCGCGCTTTTGACGTCATATTACGTTTATAGCTTGAAAACTGCGGTAAATCGATTGAGTTGTGTTATATTGTGGTTTTTCTGTATATTCTATAGTGAAACAACGTGAAATTctgaataaataataatcaatcaTACTTTCTAATATTGgattgtaaagtttttagcATATTGAAAAATTATGTCAACTAGCgtgtaaaacatttgaacgTGCGTTTATACAACAATTCTTCAAAAAGTATAGGCTACTTGCCGCTGAAGTTCAAAAGCGGCAAATTGTAAGTCCGCGCCAAACGGCAAATTACGTTGTTGCGCCACTGCTCTTGTTGTCTTTAATATAAATGCAGTAGAGGTCAGAATTGGTCGTATATATAATACCAATAAAGTTACTTAAGTTGAATCGTGTATGTTGTAAAATAGGCAATTACATGGggttaattttgttataaaaccaTTTGTTAGTTACATAATCGTTTTAAATACGGTCAAGTCATAGTTGCTAAGCACAAATGCTGATTAAGCTAAATACTGCAATGTTGTTCATATACTATTGTGTAGTATTCTATCCAGTGTTTTTCAGTAAATGTATCTACGAAAATACGGTATAACAAACCAGTGTTGTAATTACATTTTCGGAGAAGATGTTTAAAAAAGAAGATGTATGTTGTAAAAAAATGCAACTAGACAAGCATTAAAGACACAAATATTATCTTAAGGCGGCCGCACTCTACTCGATTTTGAAGCCGGCGGCATTTCAAGATTGCACGGTACAAATACATGATAGGCCTAATGTTAGGTCTTATTCCCTGCGCTTCCGTTTTGAAATAATGATTTCTCGATGGCATTTTATCCACCAGTTTAATTTTTGTCTGAtaattgtaataaattatCGCCCATTTAATTGCACCCATTGATGCCAACTTTTAGAAAACACGATTTTGCACTATAATTCTGCAAACACAACTAGTTATATAGCTGTCAATTCGAAGATTAGCTGCTACATAAAATGATCAATGGAACACAGGTGACCTTTGATCCTCAGTTTTCATTATAATCTTTCGGCGGAGGATAATTCTTTTAAGCATACTGCAGCCATCAATCGACAATAAATTGTATAGCATACGTAATTTCATTGTCGGATAGAAGCATACAACATGTTATTATAAAATGTTACCTTAatattgcaattttatttttcatttataattGTCAGAGCTGTATAGCAGTCAATAGACGaaagacaaaattttcaaGGACCTATTAATTTGTCGTGAATGCGACATTTAACTTGTTCGTATTTTCTTCTTCATTTCaagaattttataaaattcttGTAAATGCCTGTCTCACACCTAGTTATTACTGTACTTTAGTAAATATAAAGCACTGAAATTATTTTGGCATGGCGTAATCGTAAGTACACTTATACAATAATTTAATAACAAAACGTTTCTCTCTGTTTTTCTGTAAAACTTTCCTTTATGACGGATTGCGTTTCGTAATACCCCCTTGTTTTTTTGAATGCAAAACTCTTGAGCaggttattattatttactgatcACTCTGCTTCAGGATTGTATGTCTTAGTCGAAAGGTACCTCTACTACTTATAATTGCACTTGTAGAATGTTCATATAGAGTAGACATTAATGACCATGTGAAAAGTGGATAATTGGACAATTTGATAGCCTTAAACTACGCCCATTCCGTTTAATGAACTATAACCACAACTATTATACAGAacgttttcattttcaattatttattaCATGGCTGCGACTTTTGCCGTTAAGCAAAAGAGTTTTAAATGGACAAATAACTTTCATTGCCATCGGAATATATAGAAAGACATATACACACTTAATGAAAAGCATATCAAAGCCATTTAGAGTTACTGATCAAGCAGTATTTTCAAGGCAAGACAGACAACACTGCGATGAGGTCAGTCAAGATATAATTCTAATGAAAATGCAGAAAGCTAAATTAAGCCTAGATTTATGAAGCTTTGATATAGAAAAATAGTAGTTACCGATCCTTGATCAGAATTGTTTAGTGGACGACactgttatttttataagGCGTTAGGTATAGCCAAATACAATTACTTTAGAGTAGCCTTACAAAAGATTTGCAAGATGATCAGCATTTATAACCAAAATTACACTGCAACGGTTCTTTCCTACACAGCCTCTTATGCAAATACAACGGATGTGACGTAAGTAACATAGCTGTAAGTAAACCAATGAATTCTTTCGATAGTGTAATACATGTTACAAGTCTTTGTTACATAAATAAGCATACACATATGCTGGGTAATATTTCGGTAATATTTAAATAGGttgaaagttttttagttaccctttttgttttgtatcgTCTAATATACAAACAGTGCGTAGAACAACGTGAAAACCTGAAACTTTATaagtttgtatatatttttcagACCTTACGAAAAACCATTCAGTGATAGTGATATTGTCATTGTCGCTGTCATTTTATTGACACTGTTAGTGTTGAGCTTATTTGGAAACATTGTCACAATTGTTGTGATTGCAATCGATAAGAGCCTTGGGTAAGTTGAACTTGCGTACAAAGTAACCTAcgttattttttctttcattttactGTCTGTCGTGCTCTTCAATACACTGATTTCTTATATCTTTGGACTCATTCATTATTAGTAAACGtttctgttaaattttttcataatttacgACAACTTAAATGTGCTTAAATCCATAGATGGGCAGTACCGTGGTACTATAGTACctaattactgtaccgcggtactttttcagtaccgataccggtacccTCCgtacttaaaaaaaaactaccgAATCTCGAAGATatatcaagtaaaattgcaagcgagcaacgtcacatatgttttaacctggagtaacctttataATAGGGTATAATAGcggcaaatattgcatttccagcagcatcttttatacaaaaaatacccgtaccgagtaccgacaatGTACCGAACCACtcttttaaaatagtaccgaataccggaaccgtcggtacattttttgccaagtacgggtaccggtaccgttaccaacggtactttcaaagtaccgactgcccaacTCTGCTTAAATCTAAGTTGACTGACAACAAGGAACGAATTGGCTGCTTTCAGctaaaacaataataacaaattaaCTGTACAGgaacaaaaccaaaacaaaacacctTGTAATTTTATACATGTTATGTTTTCAAGTTACAAAcagaaaaagttgttttatagtttcttttgtttaattttactagGCCTAATGTCTTAGTGAAAGGAAATTATGTTAGTTTCCCAGTAAGGGTCCTTAATCACAGCTTCCTGTTAACATTAAGTGCACTTACTATTATGCATTGGGTACAGATCACGCTTCGACATACTTATTACAAGCCTGTGCGTATCGGATCTATACTCAGCGATAATTAGTCCCTTAAATTTACATAGACAAACGTGGGGTTTTGACAATTGGCTCATACCAGCTTTTTTCTGTAAGGTAAGATAATGTTGGTAAAAAGTATAAAGAATAATACACAACGGTAATTTAGATTAACTTTATATGCTTTGatcatttttcagttttactgGTCTTCAGATCTTTTCACGTGTTACGTCACTGCCGTACACATTACTGCATTCGCTTCAATGCGTCTGGCATCAATAAAATGGCCACACAAATTTGCACACGTCACCCGCAAACACATCAAGGTAAGAATTGTCTTTGTCATGGCAAATTCTTTGTTTTGGGTACCCCACCATATAAATGCTTTATAAGTTCCTAGTCATTAAGCCATAAAAGGTATTTTGTCGTTGTAACATCACATTGCACCTTGGCACcagaatttaaataaactcaCAGATATCGCTGGACCACATATCATAGGTAGGCC includes the following:
- the LOC143449243 gene encoding adenylate cyclase type 5-like, translating into MRLQDQLAYVNKHSFNNFSFRIGLNIGPVVAGVIGTRKPQYDIWGNTVNVASRMDSTGLDDKIQVTEEMYKLLKDKDFDLVPRGRVKVKGKGEMMTYFLEGPRPHAEPKS
- the LOC143450845 gene encoding uncharacterized protein LOC143450845 isoform X2, with the translated sequence MKPEHRTDLLTDGLILYGRKIKKKLGYALMNKLKRASCKMELAKSELEAMAASYPGGTLTQHQLKAIALQPEPYSSAEMASFSWVEEYSLKLQEYYWLKEEVEDLTKEITSEILSGKVDQIAKLDSHLSKVEVENGILIRWDVKDDMMLKYLSSAVKKKRAEILENIYKLNIERKFLSTLIQKYPAGQTIVQRLVRSIRKVNNNIRHQITMYNKYQNVPQNEMKSITFEMVVGSGPVKNVPGFIEKKIKEQHCIRERCKEEMCHLKEDMTSVMNFYQKQINIVSNLVEGCEVVEPYVVTHQLQAEIELLSFINDIKGTVPFQANTPLLNEKLGTSDMAKLDPMEKEDDESESPINLSELQHILTEFGSESEGSDNEDEA